Genomic window (Toxotes jaculatrix isolate fToxJac2 chromosome 10, fToxJac2.pri, whole genome shotgun sequence):
GAGCTAAAGTAAGTATATATATAAGCTAAAGTAAGTATAAATGTAAGTAAGTAAAGAATACATCTTACACAATCTCCACTTTGTTGCAGAAGATGGTTGCCCTGTAGATCTGGATGTCCTTTATATCAGGACCGGCAATGCCCTTTCTGACACGCTGACACAGACACTGCTGTCCAGATTCATTGACTAGAGAGGAAGATAAGAAAAAAtagctttttatttaatcataaTCCTTTTGACTGCACAGAATTCCATCTTATAGCTCCCAAGATTAAACAAAATATCTCAATAAAAGCTTTGCGTCAACGATACAAATCTGATGTTGTCTATATTAGAatcaaaaatgatgaaaaatgggATTAAAACTTACGCTGGGCTTTAGAGATGCAGACCATGGCAGCCAGGAGCAGAAACACTTTGATGATGCCAGACATGGTTGGTTCTTCTTTGATCAAGATGACACGTGTGCTGGACAAAATCTTGGTAAAGATGTCAGACAGAATCTGTAGTAAGTTCAGCTAAGGTGAGAGACTAGTGTCAAAGAAAGCAAAGTGTGTTGACAGAAGCACTGTGAGGGGTAGATGCTGAGGGGTCTCCTTAAATACGTTCTTAAGTCACATACCTCATCCTTCCTACACTCAAGGGAATTTTTTGCAAGTGGAAAGCGAAACTTCAAaaaccacaagaaaaaaaaaaaacaaccagacACTCAGTCTCCCTTCTGTATTCCACTGTCCTTTCTCTCTGGTTATATCAGTCATAATTTAACCaagttttattttatagaaATACATTAGATATTAcatacatgaataaatacaatataagaaaaaaaaatcattgtaaCTTTTTGGACCTGTAAAACTGCACATACAATTAAACTTTTACATCAAACTTGCACTGTTTGTGTAAATAATCGTGACTAATGAACAAATCTTTTTGgacattttgcacattttctttattttgataCCATGTAGGGCAAATATCCAAACAAACGGgtcctgtcaaaaaaaaaaaaaaaatctgtatgaAATGATGACCTTTAGGTCACGTGTGTTTCTATTTGTCATTTCTACCTATTTGAAAAATTAAGTTAACACACTAAAACTATATATGAATACAACTATAACATTTGTGTTGTAGTTCCCTATAGTGATTGCGTATAAGCACATGGGGTCATGCAGTtatctcatttaaaaaacaaacaaaacaatcgAGCAAAGACACAACCTGAATTGAAAATATGTCTTGGTGACAAGAAATATTAGCAAGTTAAATCTCTTTTACTTTGGCATGTTGTTATATCCCTTCTGCCACAATCAGGAAAATAAAGTATGATATACAAAAAAACGCCAAAGTATTTGACGTGTCCGTACATCAAGTGCCATTCTTATGTTTCTGACTGACTTTGTAAAAAAGTTTTcagatgtatttttaaacataGTAGTTTAAATGTCTGTGGACTACTGTATATATGACAACACAAAGTGTGGGTGATGATCTTTGCAAGATGGGGCTCAGATGTACTATGTGTGCAACTGTGGTTAACACCTTTTGGGTGTAAAGCACAAAATCAAATGCGCTAGCGCTcggaaaaaataaagacataatttcctttccttcctctgtagGTGCAAGATAGCTGCTCTGTTGTGACAGTTGTGGTATGAAGAAATCAGTAATATTACTCTTTATCAGATAGATTCTTATCTTTATTTCCTCAGTAAATTCTATATTAGATGTTATTAGCACCATTACACAGATCTAACATGGTAGGCCCCCCTATAAGGTCACAGGTTTGTAAAGAAATGCTTGGTTTCAGCAGAAAGCTTGGTCTGAATGTGAGTTTCAGTTTTATGTCCTCTTTTACTGCCCTGGACAAGGTGAAATCCTACTGCAGCAGTTTTGTCCGTTTCTATTTAGGATATTCTCATGTGTTTAGGCCACAAGGCTGCATGAAACAAAAGGAAGATGAAATATCAAGAACACAGAAATTATACTTCTACTTCCTTGTAATGTACTAAACTATTAAATGCATTAGGAAACACGTGGTCATTAAAAAGACTGGTAGGCATTGGAAGTATCTCTGTATTGCTGTACTGTCATGTTATTTTATCACTTACTGTCCCTCTATAGTGGTTTTTAGCTGTATAGAAAGTGTCGGTTCTATTTGCCCAGGTTTTGAGATTGCTATCTCCTTTGGTGTGAAGTCATATTAACTATCTCTGAGTCAGCAATTGTTATCTCAAAACCAGGGCAACTTAAATCAAAACTGTATAGAAACTACTGCTATgtgtgaaaatatgtttgtaaTCTGGATGAATCAACCCGTAAAGCGACGGTGCATTTTAAGGTTATCCAGAGAGTTAAAGGTTTTGTGAGCATGGAGGAGCATTTAATCATTCTGTGTATCTTAAAAATCATATTTGGAGATATACAGTTCTGAAGTGTTAAACCTCAGATTTCCAAATTCTTTCGATTTCTGTCAGAGCCGAGCTGTGCTAATTTTAGACACAGGGGTCTTCCCTGACAAGGAAAAGGACAGTGAAAGGGAC
Coding sequences:
- the LOC121188493 gene encoding C-X-C motif chemokine 6-like, yielding MSGIIKVFLLLAAMVCISKAQLNESGQQCLCQRVRKGIAGPDIKDIQIYRATIFCNKVEIVVTAGSGFRYCLDPKVNAVKRLLVNILKNKKSSTTSSPGSTNTARA